One window of Opisthocomus hoazin isolate bOpiHoa1 chromosome 15, bOpiHoa1.hap1, whole genome shotgun sequence genomic DNA carries:
- the TMEM186 gene encoding transmembrane protein 186: MAAARSGAAVAAMAWLRALPPGGTRLRSELRTERREDGPGAGELWPAAERRGGGCLGGQGEAAEAEAFRLVYRFPGIRYCRLLSRLKLLQTGAALAVLPPVCYLHLRGQAPPGLLAYTGGVALLAGAMLYGMSYYFRRVIGLIYLSRDGRNVRVSHLTFWGRRNDLCCPVEAVMPLAEVGDRKGEPLLQFKRYDSADVLYFTVRFGQIVDREGFTQIFGELE, from the exons atggcggcggcgAGGAGCGGCGCGGCCGTGGCGGCCATG GCCTGGCTCCGCGCGCTGCCGCCCGGCGGGACCCGCCTGCGGAGCGAGCTCCGGACCGAGCGGCGGGAGGACGGACCCGGTGCGGGGGAGCTGtggccggcggcggagcggcggggcggcggctgccTCGGCGGGCAGGGGGAGGCGGCGGAGGCGGAGGCGTTCCGGCTGGTGTACCGCTTCCCGGGGATCCGGTACTGCCGGCTGCTCTCCCGGCTGAAGCTGCTGCAGACGGGCGCGGCGCTGGCCGTGCTGCCGCCCGTCTGCTACCTGCACCTGCGCGGCCAGGCCCCGCCGGGCCTGCTGGCCTACACGGGCGGCGTCGCGCTGCTGGCCGGCGCCATGCTGTACGGCATGAGCTACTACTTCCGGCGGGTGATCGGGCTGATCTACCTGAGCCGGGATGGCCGCAACGTCAGGGTGTCCCACCTCACCTTCTGGGGCCGGCGGAACGACCTCTGCTGCCCCGTGGAGGCGGTGATGCCTCTGGCCGAGGTCGGAGACAGGAAGGGGGAGCCGCTGCTCCAGTTCAAGCGCTACGACAGCGCGGACGTGTTGTATTTCACGGTCAGGTTCGGGCAGATCGTGGACAGGGAGGGGTTTACGCAGATATTTGGAGAACTGGAGTGA
- the ABAT gene encoding 4-aminobutyrate aminotransferase, mitochondrial, with protein sequence MASMLLSRQLTCCLQQNPRLLVFGHRYISQAAAKIDVDFDYDGPLMKTEVPGPRSRELMKQLNGIQNAEAVHFFCNYEESRGNYLVDVDGNRMLDLYSQISSIPIGYSHPSLMKLLQQPQNLSTFINRPALGILPPENFAERLKESLLSVAPKGLPQVITMSCGSCSNENAFKAIFMWYRNKERGHNNVTKEELESCMINQPPGCPDYAMLSFMGGFHGRTLGCLATTHSKAIHKLDIPSLDWPIAPFPRLKYPLEDFVKENQQEEARCLEEVEDLIVKYRKKKKIVAGIIIEPIQSEGGDNHASDDFFRKLRDIARKHGCAFLVDEVQTGGGCTGKFWAHEHWGLDDPADVVTFSKKMMTGGFFHKEELRPNAPYRIFNTWLGDPSKNLMLAEVIKVIKREDLLNNATHAGKALLTGLLDLQARYPHLISRARGRGTFCSFDTPNDATRNKLITIARNKGVVLGGCGDRSIRFRPTLIFKDHHAHLFLNIFSDILANFK encoded by the exons ATGGCATCAATGTTGCTTAGTCGACAGCTGACCTGTTGCCTGCAGCAAAACCCTAGACTGCTTGTGTTTG GGCACAGATATATCAGTCAAGCTGCAGCTAAAATTGATGTGGATTTTGATTATGATGGACCTCTAATGAAGACAGAAGTTCCTGGACCACGATCTAGA GAATTAATGAAGCAGCTGAATGGAATTCAG aatGCAGAAGCTGTGCACTTTTTTTGCAACTATGAAGAGAGCCGAGGAAACTACCTAGTAGACGTAGATGGCAATCGCATGCTGGATCTCTACTCTCAGATTTCATCCATCCCAATAG GTTACAGCCATCCCTCTCTGATGAAGCTTCTACAGCAGCCACAGAACTTG AGCACTTTTATCAACAGACCTGCCCTAGGGATTTTACCTCCAGAGAACTTTGCAGAAAGACTGAAGGAATCTTTGTTATCA GTGGCTCCTAAGGGCCTGCCACAGGTGATCACCATGTCTTGTGGATCCTGCTCCAATGAAAATGCCTTTAAAGCAATATTTATGTGGTACAGA aacaaggAGAGGGGCCATAATAACGTCACAAAAGAGGAACTGGAATCTTGCATGATTAACCAG CCCCCCGGCTGCCCCGACTACGCCATGCTCTCCTTCATGGGCGGCTTCCACGGACGGACCCTGG GTTGCTTAGCTACAACTCACTCTAAAGCAATTCACAAATTGGACATTCCATCGCTGGACTGGCCTATTGCTCCTTTTCCAAGGCTGAAGTACCCTCTGGAAGACTTTGTGAAAGAGAATCAACAGGAAGAAGCCCGCTGTTTAGAGGAG GTGGAAGACCTGATTGTAAAgtacaggaaaaagaagaagattGTGGCTGGCATCATTATAGAACCAATACAGTCAGAGGGTGGGGACAACCACGCTTCGGatgacttcttcagaaagctacGAGATATTGCCAGAAAG CACGGCTGTGCGTTCTTGGTGGACGAGGTGCAGACgggagggggctgcacgggcAAATTCTGGGCACATGAACACTGGGGCCTGGATGACCCGGCTGACGTGGTGACCTTCAGTAAGAAGATGATGACAGGAGGATTTTTCCACAAAGAGGAGTTACGGCCAAATGCT CCCTACCGGATTTTTAATACCTGGCTGGGAGATCCATCCAAGAACCTTATGCTTGCTGAAGTCATTAAGGTTATTAAAAGAGAAGACCTTCTAAACAATGCAACCCACGCCGGGAAAGCGCTGCTGACTGGGCTGCTGGATTTACAG GCTCGCTACCCCCACCTCATCAGCAGAGCGAGGGGGAGAGGAACGTTCTGTTCGTTCGACACTCCGAATGATGCAACTAGGAACAAGCTGATCACCATAGCCAGAAACAAAG GTGTTGTGCTGGGAGGCTGCGGCGACAGATCGATCCGCTTCCGTCCAACACTGATCTTCAAGGATCATCACGCGCACCTCTTCCTGAACATTTTCAGTGACATCTTGGCAAACTTCAAGTAA